DNA sequence from the Tenacibaculum mesophilum genome:
TCGTCATTCCAAGGAAGGTATGACGAAATAATCTATTTATTTAGAGTCCCAAACATAAAAACTACCACGTTTGTCTCATAACAACGTTATAAAGAGAAGTTTTTCCTCAAAGATTATTGTGGTATTCTTTTTCTTGATAAAAAGAAACAAAAATCAAGACTTACAATAAAATCGTGAGAAAATACTACGACATCCTCCACTGATAAAAAGAACTCGCTATCGCTCAAACAGCTTTTTATCTTACATCCATCACTGCTGTCTTGATTTTCAAAGATTTTCTTGTAGGTCACAAAACATACCGTTATTCCGAACGTCACTGAAATTAAGATATATTTTAATTGAAAGTATGTTGCAAAGCAACTGAGAAGGAATCTCATTGAAAAGTGTTACTCTTTTTTTATTGTAATCACTGTCAGTTCGAGTGATTTTTATTGAGTAATAACGAAATAAAAATAGTATCGAGAACTATTAGAAAACTTCTCGATACAAAATTATTTTTATTTCATTTCAATAATTTTACTCGAAGTGACACTGGATGATAAAAAGAATATAGAAAAAAGAGAATAGAACAAAGACCTATAAATAAGTCTTTACTCTAACAGCGAAGCGGTCTATTCTCTTGGCTCTAAAAAACAACCGTCATAACGAGTAGCAATAGCGACGTAGTTATCTCATTATTTAAAATCCATACGCTAACAACCAAGCATTCTTTCAAAGTATTTAACCTTAAATAAAGTTAGTAGAAGTACCTATTAAGTACAAACAAAGTACAGACTCCGTATTTGCTTAGTACAAAGAGATTTAATAATAAATATGCTAGCTTTTTAAATAGAAAAATTGTAGGTTTGATACGTTGAAATTGCTAAGGATTACTTCAACAAAGAAAAAAAGCATAACTTAAAAACGATGCTATGAAATATAGAACTATGCTGTTGTTTAATAACAGGGAGATAGAAGTACTAACCTATAACTTTGGTTTTAATAGAAATATAAACGTTTCTGACCAACCCACAAGCTCCGCTAACTTTGCAGGTTTAGAATTAGAAATAGAATCAGGTAGTAATACTGATTTTGAAGAATGGGTTTGTAAAGAGAATGCTATAGATCAACTAGAGTTAAAAATATACTACCCATATTTAAAAGGAGGCTCTAAAACAATGACTTTTTTTGATTGTTACCTAAAGAAATACGAAACAGTATTTTCTAATACAAACGATCAGCCTATAAAAGACCGATTAATTATTACGTGTGCAGGAGTAAAAATGCCTAATTCTTCGTTAGAATATTCTACGTATTGGAGAAAAACACTTTCTGGAGCCCAAAACGAAGTAACTGATAACGGAGATACTGCTTCAGGAGGAGGTGATACAAACTTTAGTGTAACCCCAAAATTATCGTAATATGCCAAGTTTTGTCCCCCTAGGAATCGCTGATTACAGCGGAAATAGTGAAAGAGGCTTTGTACAATTTACTTACCAAATAGCCGATAATAATGCCAAGGAACTAACGCTACAAATTAGAGATGGAAGCTCGGTGATTTATGAAGAAAAAATAACTGATGCTAACAAACTAAAACAAGGAGAACATATTTGGAAATGGGATGGGTTTGATAGCGGAGGAATTTTAGACACTGCTAAACTAACACAATACGAAAATTTAAACCTGTATACTATTGGTGTAGATAGCTCAAATAACTATAGCAGAAAAAAGTTAGATTTTAGTATGCGTTACGATGAGGTTAAATGGGTAGATGTAAAGATTGATAAAAACTCTAAAAGAATAGATGTTACATTACGTGTTAACTTAAAAGATGGAGGAGCAAAAGGAATAGAGTGTTATGAAAAAGATATTGACCCAGATCCAAAACTTAGAGTTCCAATGGAAGTATGTCCGTGGGATGAAATACCAAAGAAATATTTGATTGCTGGTAAAGCCCCTTTAAAAACACGTACAAAAAAATTTGAAGATTTAGAAAGGTTGGCCTTAGAAGGGCTAAATTACCATTGGGGTAGAAACAGGAACCACTATATAGCCAAAGATGTTGATATTGATGGAGAAAAATATGAAGTTTATGTAAACGCAATAAATACAACGCAGAAAACAATGGATGATGTTAGTTTAATCTTTAATACAAATGGTGATTGGATTAGATCTATGAACCCAGGAAGTGTTAATGGAATAGTATCTTTTTTTGGTCAAGTAATGCCTGAAAGGATAGTATATAATTATGGGTATATTAAAGGGAGCAAAAAATGGTACTGGTTAGGAAATAATATTTCCAATGTGGATAATGATTTTTCATACACGGCGGCGCATGAAATTGGACATGAAATATTAAAAGCATTTTCTAAAGCAGCTTTTTTTTCGTATAAGCATAAAGGTAGTTCTACTCTTTCTGAGACATTGCCTGTGAATGATGGAGGAAGTGATTATCCGATAACAAATGAAATTGATTTAATGAAATATTATAATAATGACCCATATTGGTATGACTTTAAAAGAATAGTTGCAGATAATAAAGACTTAACCGGGTTACTATGGTTAACTAAATTAGAAATAAAATGAGATTCTACTACTTACTATTAATAGCACTTTTTTTGAATTCTTGTTCGTCAAGAATAGAAAGACCAGAAATTAAAGGAACGCTATACGATTCTTTAACATACAAACCAATTAAAGGTGTATTAATACAGATTGATGATGAACAGATAAAGTCCGATAACCAAGGAAAGTTTACCATACAGAGAGTAAAGAAAAGAGTGATGTTTAATTTTGAAGGTGGGCATGTTCCTTTGTTTTATTCAATGGAATTAAAACATCCAAAATACAAGAGTATCAAAATAGAAAAAGGAACAAGAGGGAGTTTTGGAGAAGAGGCAATATTGTATGATTCAATTTTCCTAAAGCCACTTGAAAAGTAAGCGTATTCTAGACATGTTATGTAGCTAAAATGAAAAACGTATTATTACTAACATTATTACTTTTAACAGTTTCTTGCAAACAAGAACTATGTGATTGTTACCACGGCTATGTATTAGATGAAAACAAAGAGCCAATAAATAAAGTAAAAATAATAGAAAGCTCATCTTATTCACAGTATACCTATTCTAAAAGTGATGGCTATTTTTATCTAAATAGAAAAGCAGATTTTATTAGTGAATTAATTTTTGTTAAAGAAGGTTATATCTCAGATACTATTTCTCCTTATACAGCGAACAGAAGAGGAGATAAATCGTTATTCGTTCATAGAAAAGACACTTTATTTATGAAGAGGAAAGAATAAAATGAGAAAACTTCTATTCATATTTTTCATGGCTTTATTATTATCCTGTAAAGAAAAAAGACTTTTTCATCACGGGGTTATTTTAGATGAAGATAACAGAGCTTTACCAAATGTAAAAGTAAAAGAATTGGACTTTAATAATTCAACATTATCTGATTCAAAAGGGTATTTCAAATTAAAAAAAGACATCAACTTTATTTCTAAATTATCCTTTTCCAAAAAAGGCTATAAAACTAAGATAGTAAGAACGGTTTGGACTCATAGTGGTGAAGTAGTAGGGTACACATTTCTAAATAAAAAAGCAGATACTATAACTTTAAAGAAGAAAGCAATACTTCCTTTAGAAGACTAAGGTTAGGTTCTAATAAATAAAACATGGTAAAAATTTTCCTCATACTATTTGCACTAGGTTCTTTAATATTAATTCTTAGTTCTCGATTTAGAAAACAAAAGCTATATTTAAAAGTACTTATTTACCTCTCTTTTACTATTGTATCAGTTTTTACATTCTCTATAACAATTATATATTTATGGAACTCTAGTGAAGATTATCACCAACGAAGGCATTTTATGGGGATTTGGAATATACAAGTTTTAAATACTACGGAAACCCTGATAAAAAACGTTAAAGTAATTAATCTAAGAGAACCAACAGATACAATTATATCAGATATTGATGGAACTGTAAATCTATATGAGTTTAGAGAAGGCTTGGTAGTACTTCAGGCAGAAGGCTATATTCCAGACACCATAAATGTAGCTGAAATGCCAAGTACAAAGGTGTATTTAAATAAGCTAAAATAAGTTTCTTTTTATCCTCATTACGAGGAGGATACGACGAAGTGATCTGTTTATTTAGAACTCAAAACTTAGAGATTGCTTCATTATCACTCGCAATGACGTTAACAAATAACGATAGAGAGGAATCTTATTAAAAGGAGTAACTCATAACCTAGAGACCTCTGACAAGAGTTCGAGGTGACACCATGAAATTAGAATTTTGTTAGATTTTAATAAAACTCATAAAACTGTTATATAAAAAGAGGTTATTCTTAACAAATAACCTCTTTTTATGTTTTATTTCTTTACTGTTCTTGACCCTAAGGAGAACTTATACCCGAATTGAAACTGATAAAAAGCCTCATCGCTTTCGCTTCCTTTGTAATTATAGGTTACTAATCTTGCAAAAATAGCTTGATTAGGGTTTTTGTTAGGATGGTAAAATACTTCTGCTTGATTTTTCACTACAGGTACTTTAAAATCTAAATCTATAGTACTAGACCCGTTATAGCTTTTATAATCAAACCAGTGAAGTCCTAATTTATAATTGAAACCGAAGTTGTTAAATCGTTTTGATGATAAGCTTATTCCTCCTCCATAACTCAATGCTTTTAAGTTTTCTACTCCTTGGGTATCGTTTTGAACTCTCGTTAGATTATAGTCTATCGTACCAAAAAAGTTCATTTTCATAGGATAGTTTTTTTGATACACTTCAAAGAAGTTTACTTCTCCACCTACGGTTAAAAAGCGTTTTTCTACCAAGTCTAACGTATTTCCTATTACACCACCTGTTGCGGTAACTAAACCTTTGTCTTCTTCAAACTTAGCATAGTGTACATAAGGTGTTATTGATTTTAAAAATTCGTATTGCATTGAAGAACTAAAGATTTGCCTTGAAAAAGGAAATACATAAAACTTCGCACTTCCTTCTAACTGCACCAATCCGTTGTCAGACTCTCCAAAGAGTGCTAAAAAGTCGGTATAAGCACGTAGTTCTACTATTTTATCTAAGTAAGTATCTTGTTTTATTTGATAAGTTGCTGGGGCTGTTAAGTTGGTTTTGTTTCCATCAATATCTTCTTTAGGCAGTTCTAACGTTAAGTCGTGTGGTACGTAGTTGTTTCCTATTTTATACTTATACATGAGTACATCACTTAAACGAATACGAAGGTTTTCAAACTCTTTTTCATCAACATTGGTTGTTGGTTGTTTTTGTGAGTAAAAAAGGAAGTTTTCAGATGCCCAATACCCATATCGTAAAAAGCTTACCCCTACATAGTTTTCAAACAATAGTAAACTTCCCTTATATTCTACCAATACCTGAATATCAGCTAAGCTACCATCGCGTATTTCAATATCTATCTTTTTAAACTTGTATTTCTTTAATGGCAATCGTACAGGGTCACTTTTATTTATAGTGTCATTACTACTTTTCTTTTTATAAAAACAAAACTCCTGTCCTTCTTTAGGTATGGTAATATCTCCAAAATAGGCTTCTTGGTTTACTTGTTTTAATACCTGATTGAACACCTTTTTCTCTCTAGATGTCTTCTCAGCTCCGTTAATATCTTCACTAATAATTATATTTTCATTAAAATAACTATAGGTTACAGGTTCTTCTACCGTTTCTTCTTGTTCAGCTTCTTTGGCTATGGTTTCTCGTGTAGGTGGTTCTTTATAAGGAAACCAACTAGCTATTGAATCTGCAGGAATGTTGGTACACACGTTTTTATAGCTAGTAAACTTAGCATAGGTAAGGTTTAGTGAATCTATATACGCTTTTCTATCCTTAATTAAAGTACTAAGCTTGTCTAAGCTTTCTTGGGTAATCGACTTTTTGGTTTCTGCTATTTCTTGCTTCTTTTCTTCTAGTGTTTTGTTGTAGTTTTCGTAGGTACTACGCAACTTTTTTATTTCAAGTTCACAGTTAATAGTTTGTGTTTGTCCGTTAACGAAAAGCACATAAAATAAGAGTGCTAAGCAGGTACTTAGAGTTTTCATAATGTTTAGTTAGTTTGGTTCGTTAGTTGTTGTTATACGCAGCTATACTCGTTTTATATTGGTAGTACAACAGGTGTTAAATTCTGTATAACTGTGTGTTAACGTTTTAAAAGTAGTAAAATATCGTTAGTAATAACAACTGTTATATTATTAAATGGTAATTATATGTATAATAGTATATGTTTTGCGGAAATCCGCAATTTAGGTTGCGGGAAACCGTAGAAATGAGTGGGATATGGTTCTTATATTTACTTATAATAAATATAACCTAACTCTTTTTTGCTATACTCATAAAAAGAATAAACATATAAAAATTTAAATATGAAGCTTTTAAAGGTTGAATTTGAAAAATACAAATCCATAGAACAACTCCAAGAATTAGAAATTGAAAATGATGTTACCATTTTAGTAGGCATGAATGAGTCTGGAAAAACTTCGATACTCGAAGCCATTGCAAAATCGAACTACTTTGAAAATGATGATGCTTTTAAATTCTCTACAACACATGATTATCCTAGAAAAGAAAAAAAGGCACTTGATAAAAGTAAAAATAATCCGTTTGCTATAAAATGTACTTTTTCAATACCTGATGAGTTATCAGGTAGTATTAAAGCGGAATTAGGAGAAAATATTCTTAAATCTACTACAATTGTAAAAACAGTATACTATGATAATACTTCCGATTATAATCAAATTGATGTTGATACAGTTAAATTCATAACAACCAAGTGCAAGGAACTAGAAATTAATGAAGATGCATTAATTCAGAAACTCGTAAGCATTACTTCACAAGAAGAATTTATTTCAGTAATACAGCCCTACCAACATGAAGAATATTTTGATAAATTAAAGTCTTTACAAGTTTATTTTGAGAATGGATCATTTGAAGAATATATAATACAAAAATATTTAGAATCTAAAATACCTAAATTCTTGTATTATGATGAATATTATGCTTTGCCTTCACGAATAAGTATTGAAAAACTACAAAACAACAATTTAGAAAAAGGAGATAGTAAAACAGCTAAGGCTCTTTTTGATTTAGCTGATATAAACATAACAGAATTACTTCAATCAAATGATTTTGAAGATTACAAAGCTGAGTTAGAAGCCACCGAAGCAATAATATCAGAAGTATTATTTAAATACTGGAAGACAAATACTAACTTAGAAATTGTTTTTGATATTGATAAAAAAATAGAACAAAAAAGTTATGGAGCACAAATTGTGGAACACATTCTTGATATTAGAGTAAAAAATTCAAGAACCAGAGTATCGCTTCCATTGAAAAACAGAAGTAAAGGTTTCAACTGGTTCTTTT
Encoded proteins:
- the tssD gene encoding type VI secretion system tube protein TssD, coding for MKYRTMLLFNNREIEVLTYNFGFNRNINVSDQPTSSANFAGLELEIESGSNTDFEEWVCKENAIDQLELKIYYPYLKGGSKTMTFFDCYLKKYETVFSNTNDQPIKDRLIITCAGVKMPNSSLEYSTYWRKTLSGAQNEVTDNGDTASGGGDTNFSVTPKLS
- a CDS encoding carboxypeptidase-like regulatory domain-containing protein; this encodes MALLLSCKEKRLFHHGVILDEDNRALPNVKVKELDFNNSTLSDSKGYFKLKKDINFISKLSFSKKGYKTKIVRTVWTHSGEVVGYTFLNKKADTITLKKKAILPLED
- a CDS encoding ATP-dependent nuclease — protein: MKLLKVEFEKYKSIEQLQELEIENDVTILVGMNESGKTSILEAIAKSNYFENDDAFKFSTTHDYPRKEKKALDKSKNNPFAIKCTFSIPDELSGSIKAELGENILKSTTIVKTVYYDNTSDYNQIDVDTVKFITTKCKELEINEDALIQKLVSITSQEEFISVIQPYQHEEYFDKLKSLQVYFENGSFEEYIIQKYLESKIPKFLYYDEYYALPSRISIEKLQNNNLEKGDSKTAKALFDLADINITELLQSNDFEDYKAELEATEAIISEVLFKYWKTNTNLEIVFDIDKKIEQKSYGAQIVEHILDIRVKNSRTRVSLPLKNRSKGFNWFFSFLVWFKKIQEDTHSNYILLLDEPGLNLHASAQANLLSFIEDLSDNYQIIYSTHSPFMIPSTKLERVRTVLESKTGTTISESIQEKDPNTLFPLQAALGYDIAQNLFVSQKNLLVEGVSDLVFLQTVSSILESENREFLRDDITIVPTGGLEKVATFISLLRGSNLQIACLLDSFTDAKGKAKLEKLIKNKIIHKSKIRFFDEYLETHSHADLEDLFEKSDYLKLFNLAFEGKHELKLTNLNSGINQIIIQINRALKIDRFNHYLPAITFTKQGVDSKRLSSKTLDNFEKVFMDINSLFK